The following coding sequences lie in one Caproicibacterium argilliputei genomic window:
- a CDS encoding alpha-galactosidase: protein MAIQHAATNLYSHVFQLDTPNSSYVLGISEQGLAVHLYYGTRLFEGDFSAVCSAENSPWFPARAGEPLLDHVPLEFSGAGMADLRPSAVSVQWEDGDNVADLRYKSHRILAGKPAPQGLPHVYTEQEEEAQTLVVTLADEKGLEAELYYTVFRDSDALVRRTVLRNAGSQTVTVLRVMSASLDLTESRMELVHLHGSWAREFTRERLPVGHGEQRIGSFCGASGHQHNPFLAVVTPDCTETAGEAYGCSFVYSGNFCMETNVDASDRLRINAGLSDRAFRWPLAAGESFETPEAVLVYSGSGLGEMSRTYHKLYRSRVSRGYWRDRPRPVLLNTWEGVYFDFNCDKLLRIAKAAAQEGIELFVIDDGWFGHRADDTSSLGDWTPWEEKLGCTLSELVKNVNELGMGFGLWVEPEMVSPDSDLYRAHPDWVIRRPDRAATLKRTQLILDLSRKEVQDSVIDAMTKLFSSAPIAYVKWDMNRNMSEIGSAADLTASAGALAHRYMLGLYRVLETLTSRFPKILFESCASGGGRFDAGMLYYMPQTWTSDDSDAVQRLDIQGGASLVYPPSMMSCHVSAVPNHQVRRRTPLSTRWDVAMLGGGFGYELDMTKFSAEEAETVKEQIAAYKQERDSLFDSRFYRLPMLEGMAAFQQISADGKKVVATCVRRLYNAKGEPHWLRLQGLNPHAQYRCLRDGSVVTGAVLMGRGIRLHLEPEDFASDRIVLERLS, encoded by the coding sequence ATGGCAATTCAACACGCTGCAACGAACCTGTATTCGCACGTTTTTCAACTGGATACCCCAAACAGCAGCTATGTGCTCGGCATTTCTGAGCAGGGCCTGGCGGTGCATCTGTATTATGGTACCCGTCTTTTTGAAGGAGATTTCTCTGCCGTGTGCAGTGCGGAAAATTCTCCGTGGTTCCCGGCGCGCGCCGGCGAGCCGTTGCTGGACCATGTGCCGCTGGAGTTTTCCGGTGCGGGTATGGCGGATCTGCGGCCCAGCGCAGTCAGCGTGCAGTGGGAGGACGGCGACAATGTGGCGGATTTGCGTTATAAATCTCACCGGATTCTGGCGGGAAAACCCGCGCCGCAGGGTCTGCCCCATGTTTATACGGAGCAGGAGGAGGAAGCGCAGACGCTGGTGGTAACACTGGCGGACGAAAAGGGATTGGAAGCGGAGCTGTATTACACTGTGTTCCGAGACAGCGATGCGCTGGTGCGCCGCACGGTGCTGCGCAATGCGGGCAGCCAAACAGTGACGGTGCTACGTGTGATGAGCGCCAGCCTGGACCTTACGGAAAGCCGCATGGAACTGGTGCACCTGCACGGCAGCTGGGCGCGGGAGTTTACACGTGAGCGGCTGCCCGTGGGCCATGGGGAGCAGCGCATTGGCAGCTTCTGCGGCGCTTCCGGTCACCAGCACAATCCGTTTTTGGCAGTTGTGACACCGGACTGCACGGAAACCGCCGGAGAGGCGTACGGCTGCAGCTTTGTGTACAGCGGTAATTTCTGCATGGAAACCAATGTGGATGCCAGCGACCGTCTGCGCATCAATGCCGGGCTGTCTGACCGCGCGTTTCGCTGGCCGCTGGCTGCCGGCGAGTCCTTTGAAACGCCGGAGGCTGTGCTGGTGTACTCCGGCAGCGGCTTGGGTGAAATGTCGCGCACATACCACAAGCTGTACCGCAGCCGGGTGAGCCGCGGCTACTGGCGCGACCGCCCGCGGCCGGTGCTGCTCAATACCTGGGAGGGCGTCTACTTTGACTTTAACTGCGACAAGCTGCTGCGCATTGCCAAAGCAGCTGCGCAGGAAGGCATTGAACTGTTTGTCATTGACGACGGCTGGTTTGGTCACCGTGCGGACGACACTTCCTCTTTGGGCGACTGGACACCCTGGGAAGAAAAGCTGGGCTGCACACTTTCTGAATTGGTCAAAAATGTAAACGAACTGGGCATGGGCTTCGGCCTTTGGGTGGAGCCGGAGATGGTTTCGCCGGACAGCGATTTATACCGCGCGCATCCGGATTGGGTGATTCGCCGCCCCGACCGTGCAGCAACGCTGAAGCGCACACAGCTGATTCTGGACCTTTCCCGCAAAGAGGTGCAGGACTCTGTGATTGACGCGATGACGAAGCTGTTTTCTTCCGCACCGATTGCCTATGTCAAGTGGGATATGAACCGCAATATGTCGGAAATCGGTTCCGCGGCGGATTTGACCGCAAGTGCCGGCGCGCTGGCGCACCGCTATATGCTCGGGCTGTACCGGGTGCTGGAAACGCTGACCTCCCGTTTCCCGAAAATCCTGTTTGAAAGCTGCGCCAGCGGCGGCGGCCGCTTTGATGCCGGGATGCTGTACTATATGCCGCAGACCTGGACCAGCGATGACAGCGATGCGGTTCAACGTCTGGACATTCAGGGCGGAGCGTCACTGGTGTATCCGCCGTCGATGATGAGCTGCCATGTTTCCGCTGTACCGAACCATCAGGTGCGGCGCCGCACGCCGCTTTCCACGCGCTGGGACGTTGCCATGCTTGGCGGCGGCTTCGGCTATGAATTGGACATGACCAAATTCAGCGCGGAAGAAGCGGAAACGGTCAAAGAGCAGATTGCAGCCTATAAGCAGGAGCGGGACAGCCTGTTTGACAGTCGTTTTTACCGTCTGCCCATGCTGGAAGGGATGGCGGCGTTCCAGCAGATTTCTGCGGACGGCAAAAAAGTGGTGGCAACCTGTGTTCGCCGGCTGTACAATGCCAAGGGCGAGCCGCATTGGCTGCGCCTGCAGGGGCTGAACCCGCACGCGCAGTATCGCTGCTTGCGGGACGGCAGCGTTGTGACCGGTGCGGTGCTGATGGGCCGCGGCATCCGGCTGCACCTGGAGCCGGAAGATTTCGCAAGCGACCGAATTGTTTTGGAACGGCTTTCCTGA